The following proteins come from a genomic window of Gammaproteobacteria bacterium:
- a CDS encoding acetolactate synthase 3 catalytic subunit, with translation MDNFPRTPVRFAAGSGIQHTDNTNEKVESVELTGAEIVVRCLQEEGVEYLFGYPGGAVLHLYDELFKQDKVKHVLVRHEQGAVHAADGYSRSTRKTGVALVTSGPGVTNAVTGIATAYMDSIPLVVISGQVPTYAIGEDAFQECDTVGITRPCVKHNFLVKDVKDIAVTIKKAFYLAASGRPGPVVVDIPKDITAPSHKAVFDYPKSVTIRSYNPVVKGHVGQIKRALQTLLKARRPMVYAGGGVVLGNASEQLTALVRALGFPCTNTLMGLGGYPGTDPQFVGMLGMHGTYEANMAMQHCDVLLAVGARFDDRVIGNPKHFFQQPRTIIHIDIDPSSIAKRVKVDIPIVGDVREVLADLGEQLRAGREAPDAAALKDWWKQIDEWRGRNCLKYDRSSQSIKPQAVIEALWKVTGGDAFITSDVGQHQMWAAQYYKFDKPRRWINSGGLGTMGFGLPAAMGVQLANPGADVACVTGEGSIQMCIQELSTCRQYRLPIKIVNLNNRYLGMVRQWQQIDYSSRYSESYMDALPDFMQLAEAYGHVGMRIDKPGDVEGALREAFKLKDRLVFLDVITDQTENVWPMVKAGKGLTEMLLGSEDL, from the coding sequence ATGGATAATTTTCCGAGGACGCCCGTCCGCTTCGCGGCCGGGTCCGGGATACAGCACACAGACAATACGAACGAGAAGGTCGAGAGCGTGGAACTCACGGGTGCGGAGATCGTGGTGCGTTGCCTGCAGGAAGAGGGCGTCGAATATCTGTTCGGCTACCCCGGCGGGGCGGTGCTGCACCTTTACGACGAGCTGTTCAAGCAGGACAAGGTCAAGCACGTCCTGGTCCGCCACGAGCAGGGCGCGGTGCATGCCGCCGACGGCTATTCGCGTTCGACCCGGAAGACCGGCGTGGCGCTGGTCACCTCGGGTCCGGGTGTCACCAACGCCGTGACCGGCATCGCCACCGCGTATATGGATTCCATCCCGCTCGTGGTCATCTCAGGCCAGGTGCCGACCTACGCCATCGGCGAGGACGCCTTCCAGGAATGCGACACCGTGGGCATCACCCGACCCTGCGTGAAGCACAACTTCCTGGTCAAGGACGTGAAGGATATCGCCGTCACCATCAAGAAGGCCTTCTACCTCGCCGCCAGCGGGCGGCCGGGGCCGGTGGTGGTGGACATCCCCAAGGACATCACCGCGCCGTCGCACAAGGCGGTGTTCGACTACCCGAAGTCGGTGACCATCCGCTCCTACAACCCGGTGGTCAAGGGGCATGTCGGCCAGATCAAGAGGGCGCTGCAGACCCTGCTCAAGGCCAGGCGCCCGATGGTGTATGCCGGCGGCGGCGTGGTGCTCGGCAACGCCTCCGAGCAGCTCACCGCGCTGGTGCGCGCCCTCGGCTTTCCCTGCACCAATACCCTGATGGGCCTGGGCGGCTATCCGGGCACCGACCCGCAGTTCGTCGGCATGCTGGGCATGCACGGCACCTACGAGGCCAACATGGCGATGCAGCACTGCGACGTGCTGCTGGCGGTGGGCGCCCGCTTCGACGACCGCGTGATCGGCAACCCCAAGCACTTCTTCCAGCAGCCGCGCACCATCATCCATATCGACATCGATCCGTCGTCGATCGCCAAGCGCGTGAAGGTGGACATCCCGATCGTCGGTGACGTGCGCGAGGTGCTGGCCGATCTGGGCGAGCAGCTGCGCGCGGGCCGCGAGGCGCCGGACGCGGCGGCCCTCAAGGACTGGTGGAAACAGATCGATGAGTGGCGCGGGCGCAACTGCCTCAAGTACGACCGTTCGAGCCAGAGCATCAAGCCGCAGGCCGTGATCGAGGCGCTGTGGAAGGTGACGGGCGGCGATGCCTTCATCACCTCGGACGTGGGGCAGCACCAGATGTGGGCCGCCCAGTACTACAAGTTCGACAAGCCGCGGCGCTGGATCAACTCCGGCGGCCTCGGCACGATGGGCTTCGGCCTGCCGGCGGCGATGGGCGTGCAGCTCGCCAATCCCGGCGCCGACGTGGCCTGCGTGACGGGCGAGGGCAGCATCCAGATGTGCATCCAGGAGCTGTCGACCTGCCGCCAGTACCGGCTGCCGATCAAGATCGTGAATCTCAACAACCGCTACCTCGGCATGGTGCGGCAGTGGCAGCAGATCGACTATTCGAGCCGCTATTCGGAGTCGTACATGGATGCGCTGCCGGATTTCATGCAGCTGGCCGAGGCCTACGGCCACGTCGGCATGCGCATCGACAAGCCGGGCGACGTCGAGGGCGCGCTGCGCGAGGCCTTCAAGCTCAAGGACCGGCTGGTGTTCCTCGACGTCATCACCGACCAGACCGAGAACGTATGGCCGATGGTGAAGGCCGGCAAGGGGCTGACCGAGATGCTGCTCGGTTCGGAGGACCTGTGA
- a CDS encoding dienelactone hydrolase family protein: MSRGFWVLIACLAGAPAYADGEVAPLPASRLKEVVEPPVQPVPGGPEHVSAIEGHMVTLPTAFRTRFDAYQAGPDDARVGVLIVPDRWGLSPEVKAWADRVAGLGYRVLAVDLYDGRHASDARMAAEVWRSIDPVWIDADLDGAVAYLRRAQDRIVLMGWGKGVGAGIPLLARHPGVFGAMVTYYDSETVTAGDRAGKQAIPVLDILTPRTLAGPPADALPPQAVADAWTATEQFLARQFP, encoded by the coding sequence ATGTCGCGTGGGTTCTGGGTCCTGATCGCCTGTCTGGCGGGTGCGCCGGCATACGCCGACGGCGAGGTTGCCCCGCTGCCCGCGTCCCGTCTCAAGGAAGTGGTCGAGCCGCCGGTCCAGCCTGTCCCGGGCGGGCCGGAGCATGTGAGCGCGATCGAGGGGCACATGGTTACCCTGCCCACCGCGTTCAGGACGCGCTTCGATGCCTATCAGGCCGGGCCGGATGACGCCCGGGTCGGCGTGCTGATCGTGCCGGATCGCTGGGGCCTGAGTCCCGAGGTCAAGGCCTGGGCCGATCGCGTCGCCGGGCTCGGCTACCGCGTGCTGGCCGTCGATCTCTATGACGGCCGCCATGCCAGCGACGCGCGGATGGCCGCCGAGGTCTGGCGCTCCATCGATCCGGTGTGGATCGATGCCGACCTCGACGGGGCCGTGGCGTACCTGCGCCGCGCGCAGGATCGCATCGTCCTGATGGGCTGGGGCAAGGGTGTCGGCGCGGGCATTCCGCTGCTGGCCCGCCACCCCGGCGTGTTCGGGGCCATGGTCACCTATTACGACAGCGAGACGGTCACCGCGGGCGATCGCGCCGGCAAGCAGGCCATCCCGGTGCTCGATATCCTGACCCCGCGAACCCTGGCCGGCCCGCCGGCGGACGCGTTGCCGCCGCAGGCGGTGGCGGACGCCTGGACCGCGACCGAGCAGTTCCTCGCGCGCCAGTTCCCGTAA
- a CDS encoding FtsX-like permease family protein, with translation MSARIRVPVLGLALRMLLRDWRAGELRVLAAALVVAVAAVTAVGFFSDRVRLALELQATELLGADLVISADHPLDAALLERGGRTLRRAEAVEFPSMVIAGEQAQLASVRAVSREYPLRGRLRISRELFAPDAEADGIPPAGRVWLEARLANQLGIAVGDTVELGDARFLVDAILTVEPAGGGIGMFNLAPRLLFNATDLAATGLVQPASRVRYRYLFAGEPAAVRAFRARVEPALGRGERLESVGDARPEIRGALDRAGRFLGLATLVSVLLSGVAVALSARRFIARHLDYCAIMRCLGGSQRLILGMYGLQLCLLGVAAALLGCALGYLAQYGLESLLGALLGIGLPPPSARPALFGAGVALVTLLGFALPPLLHLRNVPALRVIRRELGGPGAARLLTWLAGAAAMAALVWWQAEDRVLSLYILLGAVAALGLLAAVAAALIALLRQLRHRVGSTWRFGLLSLTQRAGTGVVQVMAFGLGIMVLLLLGVVRGDLLREWERELPEQAPNRFLINILPEQVDAVRGFFARAGLQPPELYPMVRGRLAEIDGRAVSTDAYQDDRARRLVEREFNLSWAERPQPDNRIVAGAWWGADATGAAELSVEAGLAETLGIRLGDTLTFRIAGVDLRARVTSLREVEWDNFRVNFFVLTPPGVLDAFPATWITSLYVPADRYAVLNELVKAFPNVTVIDVSAIMDQVRRIMDRVALAVQYVFLFTLIAGVLVMAAAIHASLDERVRETVLLRTLGASRRQLLRGLATEFFSLGLVAGALGALGAGLIAQLLARNVFQLSYGWDPGLWLIGALGGGIGVGVAGVLSTRFVLNMPPVQALRGI, from the coding sequence ATGAGCGCGCGGATTCGCGTGCCGGTATTGGGTTTGGCGCTCCGCATGCTGCTGCGCGACTGGCGCGCGGGGGAGCTGCGCGTGCTGGCGGCGGCGCTGGTGGTGGCGGTCGCCGCCGTCACCGCGGTGGGGTTCTTCTCCGACCGCGTCCGCCTCGCGCTGGAGCTGCAGGCCACGGAGCTGCTCGGGGCCGATCTGGTGATCAGCGCCGATCATCCGCTCGACGCGGCCCTGCTGGAGCGGGGCGGACGGACGCTGCGCCGCGCCGAGGCGGTCGAGTTTCCCAGCATGGTCATCGCCGGGGAGCAGGCGCAGCTCGCCTCGGTCCGCGCGGTCAGCCGCGAGTATCCGCTGCGCGGCCGCCTGCGCATCAGCCGTGAACTGTTCGCCCCCGATGCGGAGGCGGACGGCATCCCGCCGGCGGGCAGGGTCTGGCTGGAGGCGCGCCTCGCGAACCAGCTCGGGATCGCGGTCGGGGACACGGTCGAGCTCGGCGATGCGCGCTTTTTGGTCGACGCCATCCTGACCGTCGAGCCCGCGGGCGGCGGCATCGGCATGTTCAATCTCGCGCCGCGTCTGCTGTTTAACGCGACGGATCTCGCGGCCACCGGCCTGGTGCAGCCGGCCAGCCGCGTGCGTTACCGCTACCTGTTCGCGGGCGAGCCGGCGGCGGTGCGCGCGTTCCGCGCGCGGGTCGAACCCGCGCTCGGCCGCGGGGAACGCCTCGAGTCGGTGGGCGACGCGCGTCCCGAGATCCGCGGCGCCCTCGATCGCGCCGGACGCTTCCTCGGCCTCGCGACCCTGGTCAGCGTGCTGTTGTCCGGCGTCGCCGTCGCGCTGTCCGCGCGCCGCTTCATCGCCCGCCACCTGGATTACTGCGCCATCATGCGCTGCCTCGGCGGCAGCCAGCGCCTGATCCTCGGCATGTACGGCCTGCAGCTTTGCCTGCTCGGCGTCGCGGCCGCGTTGCTCGGCTGTGCGCTGGGCTATCTCGCCCAGTATGGACTGGAGTCGCTGCTGGGCGCGCTGCTCGGCATCGGGCTGCCGCCGCCGTCCGCGCGGCCGGCGCTGTTCGGCGCGGGCGTTGCGCTGGTGACCCTGCTGGGTTTCGCGCTGCCGCCGCTGCTGCATCTCCGGAACGTGCCCGCGCTGCGCGTGATCCGCCGCGAGCTCGGCGGCCCCGGCGCCGCGCGCCTGCTGACCTGGCTCGCCGGCGCGGCGGCGATGGCCGCGCTGGTCTGGTGGCAGGCGGAGGATCGCGTCCTCAGCCTGTACATCCTGCTCGGCGCGGTTGCGGCGCTCGGGCTGCTGGCCGCCGTCGCCGCCGCGCTGATCGCGTTGCTGCGCCAGCTGCGCCACCGCGTCGGCTCGACCTGGCGCTTCGGCCTGCTCAGCCTGACGCAGCGCGCCGGCACCGGGGTCGTGCAGGTGATGGCCTTCGGTCTCGGCATCATGGTGCTGCTGCTGCTCGGGGTCGTGCGCGGCGATCTGCTGCGCGAATGGGAGCGCGAGCTGCCGGAGCAGGCGCCCAACCGGTTCCTGATCAACATCCTGCCGGAACAGGTCGACGCCGTGCGCGGCTTCTTCGCGCGCGCCGGCCTGCAGCCGCCGGAGCTGTACCCGATGGTGCGCGGCCGGCTGGCGGAGATCGACGGGCGCGCGGTCTCCACCGACGCATATCAGGATGACCGCGCGCGCCGCCTGGTGGAACGTGAATTCAATCTGTCCTGGGCCGAACGGCCGCAGCCGGACAACCGCATCGTCGCCGGCGCGTGGTGGGGTGCGGACGCGACCGGCGCCGCCGAGCTGTCGGTCGAGGCGGGTCTCGCCGAGACGCTGGGCATCCGGCTCGGTGACACCCTGACATTCCGCATCGCCGGCGTGGATCTGCGCGCCCGGGTCACGAGCCTGCGCGAGGTCGAATGGGACAATTTCCGCGTCAACTTCTTCGTGCTGACGCCGCCCGGCGTGCTGGACGCGTTCCCGGCCACCTGGATCACCAGCCTGTACGTCCCCGCTGACCGCTACGCGGTGCTGAACGAACTGGTCAAGGCCTTCCCGAACGTGACGGTGATCGACGTGTCGGCCATCATGGACCAGGTGCGCCGCATCATGGACCGGGTCGCGCTCGCGGTGCAGTACGTATTCCTGTTCACGCTGATCGCCGGCGTGCTGGTGATGGCGGCGGCGATCCACGCCAGCCTCGACGAGCGCGTGCGCGAGACCGTGCTGCTGCGCACGCTGGGCGCGAGCCGGCGCCAGTTGCTGCGCGGCCTGGCGACCGAATTCTTCAGCCTGGGCCTGGTGGCGGGCGCGCTGGGGGCGCTCGGCGCCGGGCTGATCGCGCAACTGCTGGCGCGCAACGTGTTCCAGCTCTCCTATGGCTGGGATCCGGGCCTGTGGCTGATCGGCGCCCTGGGCGGCGGGATCGGCGTCGGCGTGGCCGGCGTGCTCAGCACGCGTTTCGTCTTGAACATGCCGCCGGTGCAGGCGCTGCGGGGGATATAA
- a CDS encoding ABC transporter ATP-binding protein, with amino-acid sequence MSDQSQHPVVEVRGVGKRVASPEGELELLRDIQFSIRAGEAVAVLGASGSGKTTLLGILAGLDTPSDGTVLIEGVDLFALDEEGRAAVRREAIGFVFQSFHLLPTLTAAENVMLPLELAGRADARVQAEQLLARVGLERRLRHYPRQLSGGEQQRVAIARAFATRPRLLFADEPTGNLDLATGRRVIDLLFDINREQGTTLVLVTHDDTVAARCTRRLLLDGGRLRDAA; translated from the coding sequence ATGTCGGATCAGTCGCAGCATCCCGTGGTCGAAGTACGCGGTGTCGGCAAGCGCGTGGCCAGCCCCGAGGGCGAACTCGAGCTGTTGCGCGACATCCAGTTTAGCATCCGGGCCGGCGAGGCGGTCGCCGTGCTCGGCGCCTCGGGCTCCGGCAAGACCACGCTGCTCGGCATCCTCGCCGGGCTCGATACCCCCAGCGACGGCACGGTGCTGATCGAGGGCGTGGACCTGTTCGCGCTGGACGAGGAGGGGCGCGCGGCCGTGCGCCGCGAGGCGATCGGCTTCGTGTTCCAGTCCTTTCACCTGCTGCCGACGCTGACCGCGGCGGAAAACGTCATGCTGCCGCTGGAACTGGCCGGGCGCGCCGACGCCCGCGTCCAGGCGGAACAGCTGCTCGCCCGCGTCGGTCTCGAGCGGCGCCTGCGCCACTATCCGCGCCAGCTCTCCGGGGGCGAGCAGCAGCGCGTCGCCATCGCGCGCGCCTTCGCGACCCGCCCGCGCCTCTTGTTCGCCGATGAGCCGACCGGCAATCTCGATCTCGCCACCGGCCGCCGCGTGATCGATCTGCTGTTCGATATCAATCGCGAGCAGGGCACCACCCTGGTGCTGGTCACGCATGACGACACGGTCGCCGCGCGCTGCACCCGGCGCCTGCTGCTGGACGGCGGCCGCCTGCGGGACGCCGCATGA
- a CDS encoding arylesterase — MRRLLLMLLLLMPLATHAASTLLILGDSLSAAYGLDQNDGWVSLLERRLAREGYPVDVVNASISGDTTGGALARLPAELAQHKPALVLVELGGNDGLRGLPLEQMRRNLADIITACRARGARVVLAGMRLPPNYGRAYTRGFEQVYAELAGEYEVTLIPFLLAGLEDGTADFQADAIHPNREAQAVILDNVWKYLRPLLD, encoded by the coding sequence ATGCGACGACTCCTGTTGATGCTCCTGCTGCTGATGCCGCTCGCGACGCATGCCGCATCGACACTCCTGATCCTGGGTGACAGTTTAAGCGCCGCCTACGGCCTCGATCAAAACGACGGCTGGGTGAGCCTGCTGGAACGGCGCCTCGCGCGCGAAGGTTATCCGGTGGACGTGGTCAACGCCAGCATCAGCGGCGACACCACCGGCGGCGCGCTGGCGCGCCTGCCGGCGGAACTGGCGCAGCACAAACCCGCCCTCGTGCTGGTCGAGCTCGGCGGCAATGACGGCCTGCGCGGCCTGCCGCTGGAGCAGATGCGGCGCAACCTGGCGGACATCATCACGGCCTGCCGCGCGCGCGGGGCGCGGGTCGTGCTCGCCGGCATGCGGCTGCCACCGAACTACGGCCGCGCCTATACCCGGGGCTTCGAACAAGTGTACGCGGAGCTGGCGGGGGAATACGAGGTCACCCTGATTCCGTTCCTGCTCGCGGGACTCGAGGACGGAACCGCGGACTTCCAGGCCGACGCCATTCACCCCAACCGGGAGGCGCAGGCGGTCATCCTCGACAACGTGTGGAAATACCTGCGCCCGCTGCTGGACTAA
- the hda gene encoding DnaA regulatory inactivator Hda produces MRFRDDSTFAGFEPGRNAEAVHYLQSGFAAGQSVYLWGGAGAGKTHLLESVCRLAAARGESAVYLPLRQRADLAPALLEGLEALALVCVDDIDAIAGDADWEAALFHLFNRVRAGGGRIAIAGAASPRALGLGLPDLATRLSWGLVFQLQPLLDDEKARVLRQRARARGMEMPEAVAHYLLQRHARDMGALFELLERLDRASLAAQRRLTVPFVREVAGED; encoded by the coding sequence ATCCGCTTTCGCGACGACTCGACCTTCGCCGGATTCGAGCCCGGGCGTAATGCGGAGGCGGTGCACTACCTGCAGTCCGGTTTCGCCGCCGGCCAGTCCGTCTACCTGTGGGGCGGGGCGGGCGCCGGCAAGACCCACCTGCTGGAGTCGGTGTGCCGCCTCGCCGCCGCGCGCGGCGAGTCCGCGGTCTATCTCCCCCTGCGCCAGCGCGCCGATCTGGCGCCCGCCCTGCTCGAGGGACTGGAGGCGCTGGCGCTGGTCTGCGTCGACGACATCGACGCGATCGCCGGCGACGCCGACTGGGAGGCCGCGCTGTTCCACCTGTTCAACCGCGTGCGCGCGGGCGGCGGCCGCATCGCCATCGCCGGCGCCGCGTCGCCGCGCGCGCTGGGCCTCGGCCTGCCCGATCTCGCGACGCGGCTGTCCTGGGGCCTGGTGTTCCAGCTCCAGCCGCTGCTCGACGATGAGAAGGCCCGGGTGCTGCGCCAGCGCGCGCGCGCGCGCGGCATGGAGATGCCGGAGGCCGTCGCCCACTACCTGCTGCAGCGCCATGCGCGCGACATGGGCGCGCTGTTCGAATTGCTGGAGCGTCTCGACCGCGCCTCGCTCGCCGCGCAGCGCCGGCTCACCGTGCCCTTCGTGCGCGAGGTCGCGGGCGAGGACTGA
- a CDS encoding AI-2E family transporter encodes MKGPQVAGWVAAGAAAALLVYLLAPILTPFLIAALLAYLGSPLVERLTARRLPRVAAVVLVFLLIFGVLLLAPVVAFPLLERQIAVFIERWPDYLNALQTRLIPWLRDTLGIGVQTLDLTQIRQALLDQWQQAGGIAARAVVAVTQSGLAIVQWLLNLTLVPVVTFYLLRDWNDLVRRLRELLPRPIEPEVARLARECDEVLATFLRGQLWVMLSLGLIYSVGLWLVGLDLAFLIGMGAGLVSFVPYLGPVVGLLAGGIAAAAQFHDLLHPLLVLGVFMLGQALEGMVLTPWLVGDRVGLHPVAVIFAVMAGGQLFGFVGVLLALPVAAVIAVLVRDLHRRYLHSEVYGMDDETPDKG; translated from the coding sequence ATGAAAGGTCCGCAGGTGGCGGGCTGGGTGGCCGCCGGCGCGGCGGCGGCACTGCTGGTCTATCTGCTGGCGCCGATCCTGACCCCGTTCCTGATCGCCGCGCTGCTGGCCTATCTCGGCAGTCCGCTGGTCGAGCGCCTGACGGCGCGCCGCCTGCCGCGGGTCGCGGCGGTGGTGCTGGTATTCCTGCTCATCTTCGGCGTGCTGCTGCTGGCCCCGGTGGTGGCGTTTCCGCTGCTGGAGCGCCAGATCGCCGTGTTCATCGAGCGCTGGCCCGACTACCTGAATGCCCTGCAGACCCGGCTGATCCCGTGGCTGCGCGATACCCTGGGCATCGGCGTGCAGACGCTCGACCTGACACAGATCCGGCAGGCGCTGCTCGATCAATGGCAGCAGGCCGGCGGCATCGCCGCGCGGGCGGTGGTCGCGGTGACGCAGTCCGGCCTGGCGATCGTGCAATGGCTGCTCAACCTGACGCTGGTCCCGGTGGTCACGTTCTATCTGCTGCGCGACTGGAACGACCTGGTGCGCCGGCTGCGCGAACTGCTGCCGCGCCCGATCGAACCCGAGGTGGCGCGGCTCGCGCGCGAGTGCGACGAGGTGCTCGCGACCTTTCTGCGCGGACAGCTCTGGGTCATGCTGTCGCTCGGACTGATCTATTCGGTCGGCCTGTGGCTGGTGGGGCTCGATCTCGCCTTCCTGATCGGCATGGGCGCCGGGCTGGTCAGCTTCGTTCCCTATCTGGGGCCGGTGGTCGGCCTGCTGGCCGGCGGCATCGCGGCGGCGGCGCAGTTCCACGACCTGCTGCACCCGCTGCTGGTGCTCGGGGTGTTCATGCTCGGCCAGGCGCTGGAGGGCATGGTGCTGACGCCCTGGCTGGTGGGCGATCGCGTCGGCCTGCATCCGGTGGCGGTGATCTTCGCCGTCATGGCGGGCGGGCAGCTGTTCGGGTTCGTCGGCGTGCTGCTGGCCCTGCCGGTGGCCGCGGTGATCGCGGTGCTGGTGCGCGACCTGCACCGGCGCTATCTGCACAGCGAGGTCTACGGGATGGACGATGAGACGCCGGACAAGGGCTGA
- a CDS encoding CDP-alcohol phosphatidyltransferase family protein, translating into MTRADIPNIISVLRIGLVLPVVAALVHEQFTLALLLYTVAGVSDALDGYIAKRFHYTSRLGSILDPLADKLLLVSTYVVLAWLDLLPVWLVAAVVARDVLILAGAVSYHLLVGEYEMEPTLISKLNTFAQIALGLAAVFSAGVYPLPPALLAGMVWAVLATTLLSGIDYVWTWGVRACRARRLPMRRLRRGGDGR; encoded by the coding sequence GTGACGCGCGCCGACATCCCCAACATCATCAGCGTGCTGCGCATCGGGCTGGTGCTGCCGGTGGTGGCGGCGCTGGTGCACGAGCAGTTCACGCTCGCGCTGCTACTCTATACCGTCGCGGGGGTCTCTGACGCCCTGGACGGCTACATCGCCAAGCGCTTCCATTACACCAGCCGGCTCGGCTCGATCCTCGACCCGCTGGCCGACAAGCTGCTGCTCGTGTCGACCTATGTCGTGCTGGCCTGGCTGGACCTGCTCCCGGTCTGGCTGGTCGCGGCCGTCGTGGCGCGCGATGTCCTGATCCTGGCCGGCGCGGTCTCCTATCACCTGCTGGTCGGCGAGTACGAGATGGAGCCCACGCTGATCAGCAAGCTCAATACCTTCGCGCAGATCGCGCTCGGGCTGGCGGCGGTGTTCTCCGCCGGCGTCTATCCGCTGCCACCGGCCCTGCTGGCGGGAATGGTGTGGGCGGTGCTCGCCACCACGCTGCTGAGCGGCATCGATTACGTCTGGACCTGGGGGGTGCGCGCCTGCCGCGCGCGCCGGCTCCCGATGAGACGGCTGCGGCGCGGCGGAGACGGGCGATGA
- a CDS encoding DUF2066 domain-containing protein, which translates to MWFADESSLRRGLRLGLLLCLVLGAAGARAGEVEGLYEAQVPVAGQREAERTQALREVFGQVLVKITGDRDAATRPGLQALLRSPLTYVQQYLYRPLPPGYLPEAAVDPAPTQMLWARFDAQAVNQSLQRVNEPVWGRMRPSTLVWLAVEEQGRRYLTGSEAGADLRREVEERADARGIPLLFPLLDLEDQRRVSFGDVWGGFDQEVRAASARYQSTAVLLGRAYRAPSGAWSARWSLYLDDGAEHWQSAEGTRAQALADGVDGAADRLAARFARALDDGAAEPVDLLVTGVNRLEDYSRAQHYLRSLDAVSELEVRQIDAAGAHFHLVLHADRAALVQAIGFGRVLVPAAGAATGDELAYRLVP; encoded by the coding sequence ATGTGGTTCGCTGATGAGTCGTCCCTGCGCCGCGGACTGCGTCTGGGCCTGCTGCTGTGTCTCGTGCTCGGCGCCGCCGGCGCGCGCGCCGGCGAGGTCGAGGGGCTCTACGAGGCGCAGGTGCCGGTTGCCGGGCAACGCGAGGCGGAGCGCACGCAGGCCTTGCGCGAGGTCTTCGGCCAGGTACTGGTCAAGATCACCGGCGACCGTGACGCGGCCACGCGTCCCGGGCTGCAGGCGCTGCTGCGCTCGCCGCTGACCTACGTCCAGCAATACCTCTATCGTCCGCTGCCGCCGGGATACCTGCCCGAGGCGGCGGTCGATCCCGCCCCGACCCAGATGTTGTGGGCGCGCTTCGACGCCCAGGCGGTCAACCAGTCGCTGCAACGGGTCAACGAGCCGGTGTGGGGGCGCATGCGGCCGTCCACCCTGGTGTGGCTCGCCGTGGAGGAACAGGGCAGGCGCTACCTCACCGGGAGCGAAGCCGGCGCCGATCTGCGCCGCGAGGTGGAGGAACGGGCGGACGCGCGCGGGATTCCGCTGCTGTTTCCGCTGCTGGATCTCGAGGACCAGCGCCGCGTGAGTTTCGGCGACGTGTGGGGCGGCTTCGATCAGGAGGTGCGCGCGGCCTCGGCGCGCTACCAGTCCACCGCGGTGCTGCTCGGGCGCGCCTACCGCGCGCCGTCGGGCGCGTGGTCCGCGCGCTGGTCGCTCTATCTGGACGATGGCGCGGAGCACTGGCAGTCGGCCGAGGGGACGCGGGCCCAGGCGCTGGCGGACGGTGTCGATGGCGCCGCCGACCGGCTCGCCGCGCGCTTCGCCCGCGCGCTCGACGACGGCGCGGCGGAACCGGTGGATCTGCTCGTGACCGGCGTGAACAGGCTGGAGGACTACAGTCGCGCGCAGCATTACCTGCGTTCGCTCGACGCCGTGAGCGAACTCGAGGTGCGGCAGATCGACGCGGCAGGCGCGCATTTCCATCTCGTGCTGCACGCTGACCGCGCGGCGCTGGTTCAGGCCATCGGCTTCGGCAGGGTGCTCGTTCCCGCCGCCGGCGCGGCCACGGGGGATGAGCTGGCCTACCGGTTGGTGCCGTGA